Proteins co-encoded in one Cydia splendana chromosome 11, ilCydSple1.2, whole genome shotgun sequence genomic window:
- the LOC134794822 gene encoding apoptosis-stimulating of p53 protein 1 — protein sequence MEPSSSDYSDEEVGVLARGQKLWVRGVRPHTTCADIVRALQDTPEAGELTEHSEWILAERWRGVERPLPPDAPVLLVLAAWGDARHEVRLSLRRASSGEEDSGRDSDGSRSGRRRRRGRTTPPPRAKSEDPAARLVTVIQHQSRTIHQQLDKLREQEKLIDQLEDQTHKSRMEKHGTNYLLESYLRDLGRNTEVNDSQAANSDSGVGVGSGTPPRRHTKHKSRRERHLMREHYFTKELTNICQVNSERLTQTHNDTDSDASADDLTKIREEIELLEKLAIINKRLHREEELVVRLTAKVKRYTDENKANSCENVSQVTMLIDKIEEELARTAKEMQDNTLELTKAEREVEMRLKLIDELTLELEEEELQNTILEKQLNEASSRQPILLQDSYVPVLDQGTAIDYGGPSYALDTLV from the exons ATGGAGCCATCCTCGTCAGATTACAGCGACGAGGAGGTGGGTGTGCTCGCGCGCGGACAGAAACTGTGGGTGCGCGGTGTGCGTCCGCACACAACATGCGCGGACATTGTGCGTGCCCTGCAGGACACGCCTGAAG CGGGCGAATTGACTGAGCACTCTGAATGGATCCTAGCGGAGCGGTGGCGTGGCGTGGAGCGCCCTCTACCACCTGACGCCCCTGTTCTCCTGGTGCTGGCAGCTTGGGGAGACGCACGGCATGAG GTCCGCCTGTCCCTCCGTCGCGCCTCCAGCGGAGAAGAGGACTCCGGCCGCGACAGCGACGGGAGCCGCAGcggacggcggcggcggcgtggtcgGACCACCCCGCCCCCTCGTGCCAAGAGCGAAGATCCTGCTGCGAGGCTGGTGACGGTGATACAGCATCAAAGCAGGACTATTCATCAGCAGCTGGACAAACTTCG GGAACAAGAAAAGCTCATCGACCAACTAGAAGATCAGACGCATAAAAGCCGTATGGAGAAGCACGGAACCAACTACCTTCTAGAATCCTACCTTCGAGACCTGGGCCGCAACACGGAAGTCAACGACAGCCAGGCGGCCAACAGTGACAGCGGAGTCGGCGTCGGCAGCGGCACACCACCCAGAAGACACACCAAACACAAATCCAGAAGAGAAAGACATCTCATGCGCGAACACTACTTCACTAAAGAGCTCACAAACATCTGCCAAGTTAACTCCGAAAGACTCACACAAACGCACAACGACACAGACTCAGACGCCTCAGCAGATGACCTCACAAAAATTAGAGAAGAAATCGAACTCCTTGAAAAGCTTGCAATCATAAACAAAAGACTACATCGCGAAGAGGAACTTGTCGTCAGACTAACAGCGAAAGTCAAAAGGTATACAGACGAAAACAAAGCGAATAGTTGTGAAAATGTCTCTCAAGTCACGATGCTGATCGACAAAATAGAAGAAGAGTTAGCACGGACGGCGAAAGAGATGCAAGATAATACCTTAGAGCTAACTAAAGCGGAGAGAGAAGTAGAGATGAGATTAAAACTCATCGACGAGTTGACGTTAGAGTTAGAAGAGGAAGAGCTACAGAACACGATATTGGAAAAACAGTTGAATGAAGCGTCGAGTCGACAACCCATCTTGTTGCAAGATAGCTACGTACCTGTCCTAGACCAAGGCACAGCTATCGATTACGGGGGACCTAGTTATGCGTTAGACACGCTCGTATGA
- the LOC134794821 gene encoding proteasome subunit alpha type-1, with translation MFRNQYDSDVTVWSPQGRIHQVEYAMEAVKLGSATVALKNKEFAVLIALKRAVSELSAYQKKIIPIDEHIGISISGLTADARMLSRYMRTECLNYRYSHDSPMPVGRLISMVGNKMQICTQRYDKRPLGVGLLVAGYDDQGPHIYQTCPSALYFDCRAMAIGARSQSARTYLEKHLNAFQDCDLHELVAHGLRALRDTLPNEVDLNTKNVSIAIVGPKTPLRISDSAELAQLLALVEGEERRGGGAAATGDAGPAAPPEGEGDDKDREPQPAVAMDTE, from the exons ATG TTCAGAAACCAGTATGACAGTGATGTCACAGTCTGGAGTCCCCAGGGCCGTATCCACCAGGTGGAATACGCTATGGAAGCCGTCAAGCTAGGTTCGGCGACTGTAGCCCTGAAGAATAAGGAGTTTGCAGTATtgatagctttaaaacgggctGTCAGTGAGTTATCGGCATATCAGAAGAAGATTATTCCTATTGATGAGCATATTGGGATTTCTATCTCAGGATTAACTGCTGATGCTAGAATGTTAAG CCGCTACATGCGCACAGAGTGCCTAAACTACCGCTACTCCCACGACTCTCCGATGCCCGTGGGCCGCCTCATATCCATGGTTGGCAACAAGATGCAGATCTGCACGCAGCGGTACGACAAGCGGCCGCTCGGGGTCGGCTTGCTGGTTGCTGGTTATGAT GACCAAGGCCCGCACATCTACCAGACCTGCCCATCTGCTCTCTACTTCGACTGCCGCGCCATGGCCATCGGCGCGCGCTCGCAGTCCGCCAGGACATACCTCGAGAAACACCTCAACGCCTTCCAG GATTGTGACCTTCATGAGCTGGTAGCTCACGGCTTGAGGGCTCTGAGAGACACGCTGCCCAATGAAGTGGATCTTAATACCAAG AACGTCTCCATCGCCATCGTGGGTCCCAAGACCCCGCTGCGCATCAGCGACTCGGCCGAGCTCGCGCAGCTGCTGGCGCTCGTGGAGGGCGAGGAGCGGCGCGGGGGGGGCGCGGCCGCCACCGGCGACGCGGGGCCGGCCGCGCCGCCCGAGGGGGAGGGGGACGACAAGGACAGGGAGCCGCAGCCCGCG GTGGCGATGGACACAGAATAA